One Candidatus Bathyarchaeota archaeon DNA window includes the following coding sequences:
- the acs gene encoding acetate--CoA ligase: protein MSEDTLAALPVDEKFEPNQKLRETWKASIADPDAFWAEEAKQLDWFKSWNRVLEWEDRHARWFNGGKLNASYNCLDRHVATAKKNKVAYIWEGEPGDKRVITYGELYREVNKFASALKELGVKEGTFVAMYMPMIPELPVAMLACARLGAPFTQVYSGFSVKALSERIRSTEAEIIITADGVFRRNKVIDLKGVVDKSADQCPSVRKVITVERTKHGVEIKPDRDIWYHDAIAEAKEKYVEPVPVNSSHILYVLYTSGTTAKPKGVQVCTGGYLTYTASTLKWAFDVKDEDVWWCFADVGWVTGHSYIVFAPLVLGLTSVMYEGAPDTPDPGRTWRMIESYEVNKFYTSPTLLRLLMKFGDEIPAKSDLSSLEILGTVGEPINPEVWRWYYRVIGKKRCPIIDTWWQTETGGFMIAPAPGIQLLPLKAGSATFPMPGIDPIVVNEDGDPVPAGEKGYMVIRKPWPGMLMTLYKDDQRYLDYYWNRYPNANGDRFYTGDYAVQDKDGYYWLLGRSDDVLKVAGHRLGTIELEDALVSHPAVAEASVVGIKDPIKMEVPIGLVILRVGKKPSPKLAQELRLHVRKVIGPLATPAAIYFVRSMPKTRSGKIMRRVIKAIVEGEAVGDTSTLEDQAAVEEVRRVVESSRADSGLGNAVS, encoded by the coding sequence ATGAGCGAAGATACTCTTGCAGCGCTCCCCGTGGATGAAAAGTTTGAACCTAACCAAAAGCTGAGGGAGACCTGGAAAGCCTCCATAGCGGACCCCGATGCATTCTGGGCCGAGGAGGCTAAGCAGCTCGACTGGTTCAAGAGTTGGAACAGAGTCCTAGAGTGGGAGGATAGGCATGCCCGCTGGTTCAACGGTGGAAAACTAAATGCAAGCTACAACTGTTTAGACCGTCATGTAGCCACGGCGAAAAAGAACAAGGTCGCCTACATTTGGGAAGGTGAGCCCGGAGACAAGAGAGTGATTACCTACGGTGAGTTATACCGGGAGGTCAATAAATTCGCCTCTGCCCTAAAGGAGCTGGGAGTGAAGGAGGGTACTTTCGTCGCGATGTACATGCCCATGATCCCAGAGCTCCCCGTTGCAATGCTAGCGTGCGCCCGCCTAGGAGCCCCATTCACTCAAGTCTACTCCGGCTTCAGCGTCAAAGCATTATCAGAGAGAATTCGGAGCACCGAGGCGGAGATCATTATAACTGCTGACGGAGTTTTTAGGCGAAATAAGGTCATCGACCTAAAGGGGGTCGTAGATAAGTCCGCAGACCAGTGCCCTAGCGTCAGGAAAGTTATCACTGTGGAGAGGACTAAACACGGCGTGGAGATAAAGCCTGACAGGGATATCTGGTACCACGATGCTATAGCAGAGGCAAAGGAGAAATACGTCGAACCTGTGCCAGTGAACTCGTCCCATATCCTATATGTCCTATACACATCGGGAACCACCGCGAAACCCAAAGGAGTCCAGGTCTGCACCGGCGGATATCTCACATATACGGCCTCCACATTGAAATGGGCATTCGACGTGAAAGATGAGGACGTTTGGTGGTGCTTCGCCGACGTAGGATGGGTTACTGGCCACAGCTATATCGTATTTGCCCCCTTGGTCTTGGGCCTCACCAGCGTGATGTATGAGGGGGCCCCTGACACCCCTGACCCCGGGAGGACGTGGAGGATGATCGAGAGTTACGAAGTCAACAAGTTCTATACATCCCCCACACTATTAAGGCTCCTAATGAAGTTTGGGGACGAGATCCCCGCAAAATCTGACCTTAGCAGCCTAGAGATCCTGGGCACAGTCGGGGAACCTATTAACCCAGAGGTCTGGAGATGGTATTACAGAGTCATTGGAAAGAAGCGTTGCCCTATCATTGACACCTGGTGGCAGACTGAGACCGGGGGATTCATGATCGCCCCTGCCCCCGGCATCCAGCTCTTGCCCCTGAAGGCGGGCTCAGCCACATTCCCTATGCCTGGAATAGACCCCATAGTGGTCAACGAGGACGGGGACCCTGTGCCTGCGGGGGAAAAAGGTTACATGGTCATCAGGAAGCCTTGGCCTGGCATGCTCATGACTCTATACAAAGACGACCAAAGATATCTAGACTATTACTGGAACAGATACCCTAACGCCAACGGGGACCGCTTCTACACCGGAGACTACGCCGTCCAAGACAAGGACGGCTACTACTGGCTCTTAGGCAGAAGCGACGATGTCCTTAAGGTTGCAGGGCACAGGCTGGGAACCATCGAGCTCGAGGACGCCCTAGTTAGCCACCCAGCTGTCGCGGAAGCCTCCGTCGTGGGCATAAAGGACCCAATAAAAATGGAGGTGCCCATCGGCCTCGTGATCCTCAGAGTGGGGAAAAAGCCCAGCCCTAAGCTCGCCCAAGAGCTGAGGCTCCATGTGAGAAAGGTGATCGGTCCCCTAGCAACTCCAGCAGCTATCTACTTTGTAAGGAGTATGCCAAAGACCCGGAGCGGGAAGATCATGCGGCGGGTCATCAAGGCCATAGTTGAGGGGGAAGCCGTGGGAGACACGTCAACCTTGGAGGACCAGGCCGCAGTGGAAGAGGTCAGAAGAGTCGTTGAAAGCAGCAGGGCTGACTCAGGGTTAGGTAACGCCGTTTCCTAG
- a CDS encoding S9 family peptidase: protein MMRKRNVGVVDLRNLRFVSDPQVSPNGERIAFVHTTMDYEKNDYMSSLWTADLKTGRIVQFTSEVGKYRNPVWSPDGSLLLFTSTPLGRETNTSHIHVIPLESGKARPIIEVEGGAASPRWSPDGRQILFTSSFRDEAPESDVMVIKHIKYKFNGVGYLEGRSNHLFTVSAEGGKLKQITRGEFDVNAAEWLNNSKDIAFIGNLEENADMTRDQYIYSVNVRGGEPRRLTDGQRVITSLKPSPKGNVIAYIGHDYRRRLWSNQDIWLIPTEGGESRNLTRSFDQDIGYKLSCDIRVRSPNPNPQWSANAEAIYFNSTYGGAVRLYRVPSRGGEVEVVLGGIDHSVEAWSISGNDVITYNAVSTMSPTELWVKEEDKLRRITDFNSRYVKETEICGHERFEFKSSGGHTVEGWLMRPQGLKVDDKYPLVLCIRGGSAGCFGYGFMHQFQVLAAQGWVVMYVNQWGNGGYNEEFQGEVSGHYGKQEYADLMDAVDHVLEHYSFIDPQRLGVMGSSMGGFLTNWIISHDNRFKAAIPQASTCNRYSHFGTSDIGWTHGKYDMEGVPWADEEKYLSMSPIRYVASVKTPTLIIHSELDYRCTLDQAWQWFTALKVLGIPSEMVIFPGESHGIHKPKHKEERLNHIIRWFKKYL from the coding sequence ATGATGAGGAAGAGGAACGTAGGGGTCGTAGATCTAAGGAATCTGCGCTTCGTGTCTGATCCTCAGGTCTCTCCTAATGGAGAGCGGATAGCCTTCGTTCACACTACTATGGACTATGAGAAGAACGACTATATGAGCAGCCTTTGGACGGCAGATCTCAAGACAGGGCGGATAGTCCAGTTCACATCTGAAGTGGGGAAGTACAGGAACCCTGTTTGGTCTCCTGATGGAAGCCTCCTCCTTTTCACCTCCACCCCCCTTGGGAGGGAGACAAATACCTCCCATATACACGTAATACCCCTAGAGAGCGGCAAAGCGAGACCGATAATCGAAGTGGAAGGGGGCGCAGCCTCCCCCCGATGGTCCCCAGACGGCAGACAGATCCTTTTCACCTCCTCCTTTAGAGATGAGGCGCCGGAGAGCGACGTTATGGTCATTAAACATATAAAGTACAAGTTTAATGGCGTCGGTTATCTAGAAGGCAGGAGCAATCACCTTTTCACCGTCTCCGCTGAGGGTGGAAAACTCAAGCAGATAACTAGGGGCGAGTTTGATGTCAACGCCGCCGAGTGGCTGAATAACAGCAAAGACATCGCTTTCATAGGCAATCTTGAAGAAAACGCAGACATGACCCGAGATCAGTACATCTACTCCGTGAACGTGCGGGGAGGTGAGCCAAGAAGGCTGACGGATGGTCAAAGAGTCATTACTTCTCTCAAGCCCTCCCCCAAGGGTAATGTCATCGCTTACATTGGTCATGACTACAGGCGGCGGCTGTGGAGCAACCAAGACATCTGGCTTATCCCCACAGAGGGCGGGGAATCCAGGAACCTCACCCGGAGCTTCGATCAGGATATCGGGTACAAATTGAGCTGTGACATCAGGGTCCGCTCGCCTAATCCCAACCCTCAGTGGTCTGCGAACGCCGAGGCTATATACTTCAACTCGACGTATGGCGGCGCGGTCCGCCTCTACAGGGTGCCTAGCAGAGGCGGGGAGGTCGAGGTCGTCCTAGGCGGTATCGACCACAGCGTTGAGGCCTGGAGCATTTCAGGAAACGACGTTATCACCTACAATGCTGTTTCCACTATGTCTCCTACAGAGCTTTGGGTAAAGGAGGAGGACAAGCTGCGGCGGATCACTGATTTCAATAGTAGATACGTAAAGGAAACCGAGATTTGCGGCCACGAGAGGTTTGAGTTCAAGTCCTCTGGAGGCCACACTGTAGAGGGCTGGCTGATGAGGCCGCAGGGCCTCAAGGTGGATGACAAGTACCCCTTGGTGCTCTGCATCAGAGGAGGCTCTGCAGGGTGCTTCGGTTACGGCTTCATGCATCAGTTTCAGGTGCTGGCAGCCCAGGGCTGGGTCGTTATGTACGTCAACCAGTGGGGGAACGGTGGTTATAACGAGGAGTTCCAAGGGGAGGTTTCAGGCCACTACGGTAAGCAGGAGTACGCAGACCTTATGGATGCCGTTGATCACGTGCTAGAGCACTATAGTTTCATCGACCCCCAGAGGTTGGGTGTCATGGGCAGCAGCATGGGTGGTTTCTTGACCAACTGGATCATATCACACGACAATCGATTCAAGGCGGCCATACCCCAGGCGAGTACATGTAACAGGTACAGCCACTTTGGCACCAGTGACATCGGATGGACTCACGGAAAGTACGATATGGAGGGAGTGCCCTGGGCCGATGAGGAAAAATACCTTTCCATGTCGCCTATAAGGTATGTGGCTTCGGTGAAGACGCCGACGCTAATCATCCACAGCGAGTTGGACTACAGATGCACCCTAGACCAAGCTTGGCAGTGGTTCACGGCTCTCAAGGTCCTCGGCATCCCCAGCGAGATGGTCATTTTCCCGGGGGAGAGTCACGGCATACACAAGCCGAAGCACAAGGAGGAACGGCTCAACCATATAATCCGCTGGTTTAAAAAATACCTCTAG
- a CDS encoding succinate dehydrogenase/fumarate reductase iron-sulfur subunit: protein MVAKRDEVEFIIYRLDPTKDQEAYFVDYKVPVRPGMTVLDCLIHIQRELDPTLSVRYSCRFKICGSCAMLVDGVQMLACETQVSSLGSRIRVEPLPHFEVIKDLVVDIDPFLEQIEAAMPFIHPDPEVEAPRVDPEEFRKYRSPSGCIWCGACSSSCPIAASEPYFLGPAALAQIYRFVVDSRDLEETRRLRLARADSSASGVWRCHHAFTCAEVCPKDINPGQHIAQLRRLILRSRLIGRT from the coding sequence ATGGTCGCCAAACGGGATGAAGTTGAGTTTATAATCTATCGGCTTGACCCCACAAAGGACCAGGAAGCCTACTTTGTTGATTATAAGGTCCCTGTCCGCCCTGGGATGACGGTGCTTGACTGCCTAATTCATATCCAGAGGGAGCTCGACCCCACCCTATCCGTACGGTACAGCTGTAGATTCAAGATCTGCGGCTCATGTGCGATGCTGGTGGACGGGGTCCAGATGCTCGCATGCGAAACTCAGGTCTCCTCCTTAGGCTCTAGGATCCGGGTGGAGCCTCTCCCCCACTTCGAGGTCATCAAGGACCTTGTGGTGGATATAGATCCATTCCTAGAGCAAATTGAGGCCGCGATGCCCTTTATCCACCCCGACCCTGAGGTGGAGGCGCCTAGGGTCGACCCTGAGGAGTTCCGTAAATACAGATCCCCTTCGGGGTGTATATGGTGTGGAGCATGTTCCTCGTCCTGTCCCATCGCCGCTTCTGAGCCCTACTTCCTGGGCCCAGCTGCCCTCGCCCAGATCTATAGGTTTGTCGTTGATTCTAGAGACCTTGAGGAAACTAGGCGCCTGAGGCTGGCTCGGGCAGATAGCTCTGCCTCAGGGGTCTGGAGGTGCCATCATGCCTTTACTTGTGCAGAGGTCTGCCCAAAGGATATCAACCCCGGCCAACATATAGCTCAACTCAGGAGATTGATCCTCAGATCTAGGCTAATAGGAAGAACCTGA
- a CDS encoding FAD-dependent oxidoreductase has product MKTHEILIVGGGLAGIRAAIEAKSLERDVAVLSMVYPVRSHSVAAQGGINAALGNADPSDNVERHAYDTVKGADFLADQDAVEVLCRDAPVRVLELDRWGCPFSRLPDGRIAQRPFGGAVFPRTCYAADHTGHAVMYTIYQQALRLGVEFYNERVALRLAVDGGGVKGVVALNIRTGELEAYQTGAVVMATGGSGRIYSRTTNSHHSMGYGMAMAYWAGAPLMDMEFVQFHPTTLYGTNILVTEGARGEGGYLLNSDGCRFMRKYAPDKMELAPRDIVARSIHTELLEGRGLEGEYIHLDITHLGEKAIMNDLPQIWDLALSFAGIDARKEPIPVQPGQHYTMGGIEADVDGRTRVEGLYAAGECACVSVHGANRLGGNSLLDCIVLGARAGVAASQDAPWREFSGDTAIAAALKEAEDTIASLHGKAEAGDFLNPYSIMDVMQMTMWENTGVYRESETLSRGVFGVQSLRNDFYSRAGVPTGSGIFDLSIIDALMLEGMLDVALTIVEGALRRTESRGSHYRTDYRERDDEGWLKHTLAFSSPEGPVFEYKPVNIIRWPPEVREY; this is encoded by the coding sequence ATGAAGACGCACGAAATATTGATCGTGGGCGGCGGCCTTGCCGGGATTAGGGCGGCCATTGAGGCCAAATCTCTGGAGAGGGATGTGGCCGTTCTTAGTATGGTCTACCCTGTAAGATCCCACTCAGTCGCGGCCCAGGGCGGCATCAACGCGGCCCTTGGGAACGCCGACCCCTCCGATAATGTGGAGAGACACGCTTATGATACTGTGAAAGGTGCTGACTTCCTAGCGGATCAGGACGCCGTTGAGGTCCTCTGCAGGGATGCTCCCGTCAGGGTCCTGGAGCTTGACCGCTGGGGATGCCCCTTCAGCAGGCTTCCAGACGGGAGAATTGCCCAGAGGCCCTTCGGGGGGGCTGTCTTTCCCCGGACTTGTTACGCCGCGGATCATACGGGGCACGCGGTGATGTACACCATCTACCAGCAGGCTCTGAGGCTGGGCGTCGAATTCTACAATGAGAGAGTGGCCCTGAGACTCGCGGTGGACGGGGGAGGGGTCAAGGGTGTAGTTGCGCTAAACATCCGAACCGGGGAGCTGGAGGCTTACCAGACAGGGGCCGTGGTTATGGCGACTGGGGGCTCAGGGCGGATCTACTCGAGGACCACTAACTCTCATCACAGTATGGGTTACGGAATGGCGATGGCGTACTGGGCGGGAGCCCCCCTTATGGACATGGAATTCGTTCAGTTTCATCCTACAACCCTGTATGGAACCAACATTTTGGTCACCGAGGGGGCCAGAGGGGAGGGGGGCTATCTCCTCAACTCTGATGGGTGTCGTTTCATGAGGAAGTACGCCCCGGACAAGATGGAGCTTGCCCCAAGAGATATCGTTGCTCGGTCCATCCATACTGAGCTCTTGGAGGGAAGAGGCTTAGAGGGAGAATACATCCATCTAGACATCACTCACCTCGGGGAAAAGGCTATTATGAATGATCTCCCCCAGATTTGGGACCTTGCCCTCAGCTTCGCTGGGATAGACGCTCGGAAGGAGCCCATCCCCGTCCAGCCTGGACAGCATTATACCATGGGCGGCATTGAGGCCGACGTAGATGGCAGGACTAGGGTCGAGGGACTCTACGCCGCTGGCGAGTGCGCCTGCGTTAGTGTTCATGGCGCTAACAGGCTCGGGGGGAATAGTCTCCTCGATTGTATCGTCCTCGGCGCCAGGGCGGGCGTTGCAGCGTCTCAGGATGCGCCTTGGAGAGAATTCAGTGGGGATACTGCCATCGCCGCTGCACTTAAAGAGGCTGAGGATACCATTGCCTCCCTTCATGGGAAGGCCGAAGCCGGTGATTTTCTCAATCCCTACAGCATAATGGACGTAATGCAGATGACAATGTGGGAGAACACTGGTGTCTACAGGGAATCTGAAACCCTCAGCCGTGGAGTCTTTGGAGTTCAATCCCTCAGGAACGATTTTTATTCGAGGGCGGGGGTGCCCACGGGGTCAGGGATCTTTGACCTCAGTATCATCGACGCCCTGATGCTGGAGGGGATGCTCGACGTTGCCCTCACCATTGTGGAGGGCGCCCTTAGGAGAACGGAAAGCAGGGGGAGCCATTACAGGACCGATTACAGGGAGAGGGATGATGAGGGCTGGCTCAAGCACACCCTAGCCTTTTCCTCACCGGAGGGGCCTGTGTTTGAGTACAAACCCGTGAATATCATAAGGTGGCCCCCGGAGGTGAGGGAATACTAG
- a CDS encoding adenosylhomocysteinase produces the protein MPSYKIKDEGLANDGTLLIEWAKAHMPVLALITKRFEKEKPLKGVILGACLHATKETAVLVKALEAGGAKVILCGSNPLSTNDAVVASLVSDGTSVYAWREQTSDEYYWCVDKVLDHKPNYTTDDGADLVNAIHSHRQGLIDNIKGGSEETTTGVIRLRAMEADGELKYPIIAVNDTATKHMFDNQYGTGQSTIDGILRATAVLLAGKNFVVGGYGWCARGIADRARGMGANVIVTEVNPLRALEAVMDGFRVMTMAEAAKVGDIFVTSTGNVHVIDRHHIKAMKSGAIMANSGHFNVEVNIPALEELSTGKRRLRDSLDEYQLKDGRKLYLLAEGRLVNLAAAEGHPSEVMDMSFSDQALVAEWVWTGDKLPPKIYDVPKSIDETVAKLKLSSMGLEIDTLTQEQVKYLTSWKEGTV, from the coding sequence TTGCCGAGTTATAAGATAAAGGACGAGGGACTTGCAAACGACGGGACGCTCCTCATCGAATGGGCCAAGGCTCATATGCCGGTTCTGGCTCTGATAACAAAGCGATTCGAGAAGGAGAAACCCCTAAAGGGAGTCATTTTAGGGGCCTGCCTCCACGCCACCAAGGAGACAGCGGTCCTCGTGAAGGCCCTGGAAGCTGGGGGGGCTAAGGTAATACTCTGCGGATCTAACCCCCTCTCGACCAATGACGCCGTGGTTGCATCCTTAGTCAGTGACGGGACCTCGGTTTACGCGTGGAGGGAACAGACCTCCGATGAGTATTACTGGTGCGTCGACAAGGTGCTGGATCATAAGCCAAACTACACTACAGACGACGGGGCTGACTTAGTAAACGCCATTCACAGCCACCGCCAGGGCCTAATCGATAATATCAAAGGGGGAAGCGAGGAGACCACTACCGGTGTCATTAGGCTCAGGGCGATGGAGGCCGACGGGGAGCTCAAATACCCAATCATCGCGGTAAACGACACCGCCACCAAGCACATGTTTGACAATCAGTATGGTACGGGTCAGAGTACCATCGACGGCATCCTGAGGGCCACAGCCGTGTTGCTCGCTGGAAAAAACTTTGTGGTGGGGGGATACGGCTGGTGCGCTAGGGGCATTGCCGATAGGGCCAGGGGTATGGGGGCTAACGTCATTGTGACTGAGGTGAACCCGCTGAGGGCGCTGGAGGCGGTCATGGACGGGTTCCGGGTGATGACCATGGCAGAGGCGGCGAAGGTTGGGGACATCTTCGTTACGAGTACTGGGAACGTCCATGTCATCGACAGACACCACATCAAGGCGATGAAGAGCGGGGCCATCATGGCGAACTCGGGTCATTTCAACGTTGAGGTGAACATACCCGCCCTCGAGGAGCTGTCCACGGGGAAGCGGAGACTCAGGGATAGTCTGGACGAATACCAGCTCAAGGACGGCAGAAAGCTTTACCTCCTCGCAGAGGGGCGTCTGGTCAACCTCGCAGCGGCTGAGGGCCACCCAAGCGAGGTGATGGACATGAGCTTCTCCGACCAAGCCTTGGTTGCCGAGTGGGTGTGGACTGGGGATAAGCTTCCGCCGAAGATCTACGACGTCCCTAAGAGCATCGACGAGACCGTGGCGAAGCTGAAGCTGAGTAGTATGGGCCTCGAGATCGACACCCTCACCCAAGAGCAGGTCAAATACCTCACCTCCTGGAAAGAGGGTACAGTCTAA
- a CDS encoding DUF424 family protein codes for MRPLEEVYVNTIRQGRDLLVAVCDAEILGMTLKGGRTPFEVSERFYKGTLCCLTEAIEAMGKATIVNMVGVRIVKAAIEYNLVQEAGIIYLGDVPHAQIVHL; via the coding sequence GTGAGACCGTTGGAAGAGGTCTACGTTAACACGATTCGCCAAGGACGGGACCTCTTGGTTGCGGTATGCGACGCGGAGATTTTGGGGATGACCCTGAAAGGGGGGAGAACCCCATTTGAGGTGAGTGAACGGTTCTATAAGGGTACCCTCTGCTGCCTCACGGAGGCTATAGAGGCTATGGGGAAGGCCACGATTGTTAACATGGTGGGAGTGAGGATCGTCAAGGCGGCTATCGAGTATAACCTTGTTCAGGAGGCAGGGATCATCTACCTCGGTGACGTGCCCCACGCCCAGATCGTCCACCTATAA
- a CDS encoding translation initiation factor IF-2 subunit beta, producing the protein MEKDYRAMLDRAYGEIPEQVKIYERWTVPRPDVRSIGRRTVIMNFKYIADYVGRDPEHLLKFLSGEMATLPRFDGTRAIFQGRFRRDSIRNLLDVYSAKYVVCTVCKRPDTQIVKERRLFFLQCDACGARSSIGGK; encoded by the coding sequence ATGGAAAAAGATTACAGGGCTATGCTCGACAGGGCCTACGGGGAAATCCCTGAGCAAGTTAAGATCTATGAGAGGTGGACTGTCCCCCGCCCCGATGTAAGAAGCATTGGACGGCGAACCGTAATCATGAACTTCAAGTATATCGCAGACTATGTTGGTAGGGACCCGGAGCATCTTCTCAAGTTCCTCTCTGGGGAGATGGCCACATTGCCCCGATTCGACGGTACCCGGGCGATTTTCCAAGGCCGTTTCCGACGTGACTCCATCCGCAACCTTCTGGACGTTTACTCCGCCAAGTACGTGGTCTGCACCGTTTGTAAGCGACCTGACACCCAGATCGTGAAAGAGAGGCGCCTCTTCTTCCTTCAATGCGATGCCTGTGGGGCCCGGAGCTCCATAGGTGGGAAGTGA
- a CDS encoding RNA-protein complex protein Nop10: protein MVLLLRRCKLCGLYTLQTDSCPKCGGPVKLPYPAKFSLEDKYRKYRLKMRRVGRDKDKKTVSA, encoded by the coding sequence TTGGTCTTGCTTCTAAGACGGTGTAAACTATGTGGCCTTTACACCCTCCAAACGGATTCTTGCCCAAAGTGCGGAGGGCCAGTCAAGCTTCCTTATCCCGCCAAGTTTTCATTGGAGGATAAATACCGGAAATACCGGCTTAAAATGCGTCGAGTTGGGCGCGATAAGGACAAAAAGACTGTTTCTGCATGA
- a CDS encoding translation initiation factor IF-2 subunit alpha: MGKPEWPEVGDIVVVTVTRIVGHGAYVSLDEHRGKEGLLHISEISSRWVRNIRSHVRERQKAVLQVQRVDPSKGQIDLSLRRVSQDDKRRKLEEWKKHRKAETLITAAAAKLKVDVNDFYIKRGTKIVEYYGSLYDGLEAAAKRGAEALHEAGVTKKASKILAAIALDKIVIKGVTIQGELEITSLAPRGINEIKETLNEAQNVAIDLNAKASIYSLASPKYRIEVTAEDYRKAEIALGEVIQFATEAWEGQEGNISFSRS; the protein is encoded by the coding sequence ATGGGAAAACCCGAGTGGCCTGAGGTCGGGGACATCGTCGTCGTCACGGTCACGAGAATCGTGGGTCACGGAGCCTATGTTTCCCTCGACGAGCATAGGGGGAAGGAAGGGCTCCTCCATATTTCGGAGATTTCGTCTCGTTGGGTAAGGAACATCCGGAGCCACGTTAGGGAGCGGCAAAAGGCCGTCCTTCAGGTTCAGCGGGTCGATCCCTCTAAGGGCCAGATAGACTTATCTCTTAGACGAGTCAGCCAAGACGATAAGAGGAGAAAGCTGGAAGAGTGGAAGAAGCACCGCAAGGCCGAGACTCTCATAACGGCCGCAGCGGCCAAGCTCAAAGTTGACGTTAATGACTTCTATATCAAGAGGGGGACCAAGATAGTAGAGTACTACGGCAGCCTTTACGATGGCCTTGAAGCAGCTGCTAAGCGTGGGGCCGAAGCTCTTCATGAGGCCGGGGTAACCAAAAAGGCCTCTAAGATTCTCGCCGCGATCGCTTTGGATAAAATTGTTATCAAAGGTGTAACTATCCAAGGGGAGCTTGAGATCACATCTTTGGCCCCGAGGGGCATCAATGAGATTAAGGAGACGCTGAACGAGGCGCAGAATGTCGCAATAGACCTCAATGCCAAGGCTAGTATCTACAGCTTAGCCTCGCCGAAATACAGGATTGAGGTCACTGCAGAAGATTACAGGAAGGCAGAGATTGCCCTCGGCGAAGTGATCCAGTTCGCTACAGAGGCCTGGGAGGGTCAAGAGGGTAATATCTCATTCTCTAGAAGTTAG
- a CDS encoding 30S ribosomal protein S27e, with the protein MSMKWETLIPRPSSRFLRVRCRTCESEQIIFSHTTHVINCRTCGEIMAEPTGGKAKIHSPILAVLG; encoded by the coding sequence ATGTCCATGAAGTGGGAGACACTTATACCCCGGCCATCCTCTAGGTTTCTCAGAGTCCGTTGCAGGACCTGCGAGAGTGAACAGATAATTTTCAGTCACACAACCCACGTCATTAATTGTAGGACTTGTGGGGAGATAATGGCTGAGCCGACTGGTGGAAAGGCAAAGATCCATAGTCCAATCTTAGCCGTTTTGGGGTAA
- a CDS encoding 50S ribosomal protein L44e — MKIPSSMRTYCPRCNTHTDHSVSIYKAGKRRGAKKGERHQARRKKGFGGQKFPLQHNQAKVSKKQTQMLKCIECNYTLQRKGIRLRKLEVV; from the coding sequence ATGAAGATTCCTAGTTCCATGCGGACCTACTGTCCAAGGTGCAATACCCACACAGATCACTCAGTCTCCATCTACAAGGCTGGAAAGAGGAGAGGCGCAAAGAAGGGGGAGAGACATCAGGCGAGGCGAAAGAAAGGCTTCGGCGGCCAAAAATTCCCTCTCCAACATAATCAGGCAAAGGTTTCCAAGAAGCAGACCCAGATGCTGAAGTGCATTGAGTGTAATTACACACTCCAGAGGAAGGGTATTAGGCTCAGGAAATTGGAGGTCGTTTGA